Below is a window of Dromiciops gliroides isolate mDroGli1 chromosome 5, mDroGli1.pri, whole genome shotgun sequence DNA.
caggaggacctgagttcaaatccggactcagacacttgacatttactagctgtgtgaccctgggcaagtcacttaaccctccctgccccgcaaaaacaaaacaaacaaaaaaccttgaagAGGTAgtgaattttccccattttacagatgaggaaactgaagtcaagagGTCTGTTGAAGCACTGATATCATGGAAATGGTGCTCAGCTTGGAAACACAATAGAGATGGGCTCAAACTGcagctctgacactagctgtgatcatgggcaagttgcttaagaTCTCTTGaatgtcagtttcctcagatgaaaaaaaaatgtctaagacCTGTAGTACTCCCTCCgctgggttgttgtaaggataaaataacaGATTCAAAGCACtctgcagaccttaaagtgccacataaataaatgtcagctcttaAAGTTAATTGCttaccacacagctagtatgtggcaGAACATGTTTTGACCTAAGTCTAATACCCTCCACACtatccatgctgcctctcagagcTCAAGCACACAAGGATGGATACAGTTCCTCTCTGGGCCCTCCTATCCTATGTGCAGCTTATTCCCGTAGGCTTTATTCTAAGTACCACCTCCTGTGTGCTACCTTATTCCTGTCACTGCCTCTATGGAAATGAGGTGTCTATTTCTCTAtgtaataactgacatttttggTGTGGGGAGTATATCGTCTTCCCAGGTATGTGTGTTTGAGAATGGATAGGAAGACTGAAAGGAGGCAAGAAATTAAATTTGGCCCCAggaattggggggggaggggtttgtgtctctgtgtgtgctggggggggggggggagggtggtttGTGTGATTTTGTGtggggattgggggaaggggtttGTATATACTTCTGTGTGCCCCTatgtggggatgggataaaatgTCTGCCCAATTAAGGGGTGGGAGTGTGTGTCTGCCCCTTTAAAGATAATAATGCAATTTCAATTCTGAAATCATACAAGACTGGATGACATTTGACCATGTCTGCCATAACCAATACAATAACACAATAGGCCTTCTTAATATCTGTATACTTTCAACAATATACTTAGGAGGAATAATTGTTATATCTAGATTCCTGCTAATTTAAGCAAGAGCTGATGACAGATGAAAGTACTacaaacagaggcagctaggtggtgcagtggacagagcaccagccctagagtcaggaggacctaagttcaaatccaacctcagacacttgacactagctgtgtgaccttgggcaagtcacttaaccctcattgcccaaccaaaaagaaAGTACTACAAGCAATTTAAAATACAGCAAATTATAATAGTTATAATACTGTTTTGAAATACCTCAAgtcaaaacaatataaaattgtTAAAACATTCAGAAGTCAGCAATATTCCAAGTAGCCTACCTGCTCAATCATTTCTCAAAGCAGGGTTTACATTATCCAAATGACTTGGCATAATCTATGCTCACAAAACCATATGGAGATAAGAATGGCTTGGTAATTCTTCCAATGTACCTTATGCTTTGTATAAGAAATGTTtcaaaaaatgtataaaacaattttttataaaCCCACCACATTTCAAAAGTattaaagagggggcagctaggtggcgcagtggataaagcactggctctggattcaggagtacctgagttcaaatctgacctcagacatttgacacttactagctgtgtgatcctgggcaagtcacttaacccccattgccccgcaaaaaaaaaaaaatagtattaaagAAAATGTAGTATTTAAAGGGATCTATAATGACTTTTTCTTTTGAAGCaaaatttaattttgtattttaaattaacATTCACTAATTTTTATGGACTTCGAGATGTGGATTTTCATACATCATTTTTTAGTGGGATATACCTGTACTGTTTTGAGACATTCACCTATGTTGgttggtatttttttaaactgctcattcttgggcagctaggtggcacagtggataaagcaccagccctggattcaggaggacccgagtgcaaatctgacttcagacacttgacacttactagctgtgtgaccctgggcaagtcacttaaccctcattgcccggcaaagaaaaaaaaagaggagggggtaaaaagaatttaaaatgtaaactgCTCATTCTTGAGTATTTACAGGTAGTTCCTACTTTTCATAGTAATATGTTCTTAGAAACAGTccacaaaataaatcaaatattcCCATAGGAAGAGTTTTTCAAAATTAGGTGTAACATATCTGACCAGAGGCAGCTTTAATTAAATCTTATCAATGGCCAGCTGCATGTCATAAAAGAAAAGCtacaataaatgcaaaatattactTGTTAAGCTATTAACTCTTGTTTAGTATAAACAACCAAGCTCTTAAAATAATCAGTCGTCTCCTTGATATCAGAGAAGTTGAATTTCTACTTTGTAACTGAAGACAAAAATTGTTCAGAACCTATTTCAACTTTGCTCTTTCCAGTACAAACAAAAGCTTCCTTATAACATCTCCAGACTGGAGTTTATGCtgactttttcatttattattagaaTTTAATATCCTATAGCTATATGTGAAAGTGAAAAGATGGTTGAAATATGCCCTAatcataattaaatttatttaaatcagAGCACTACAAAGCTCAAGTATTCTGATTATTCCAAACACTTCTTGGGtcatctgtgattttattttcaatttaaacTGCTATTGGCTTAATTCAAGAAAGGTACAGGGCAAGGGGAATGACtagaagcaggaaaaagaaaagtaggactTGTCTGATTCAATTTGTATGTGAAGTATCAAGAATGAAAATTATGGTTGAGCTTCAAGTTGTCAGTGTTTGATACCTTCTTAATTTTCAAACCTATGTATAAagtaatttcccttttttttctatttcttttttccttgtgaATTTAAAATAGACTTGGCTACTGAATATCTGTGGTGTTggtggttttttccccccatagttcataggttcatagatttggagctgaaaggaaccttaaggGTCAACTCTTTGAAACCCAAACTCACCcctccaccccattttacagagaagaaactgaggaccaaaaagACTAGGAAATTTGACCATGTTCAAACAGGTAGATCTGAAATTCAAATTTAGGTCCTAAATTATGTACAATTAAAATATTTgtcctctctttttcttgctGAATAGGCTAGTTGCAAAAATTACTTTCAGATAACTAATTAAGGGTTTTCAAGGGTCTATTTGAAGTGCCAGCAAGCTCTCTAAAATGAATTCTAATTGTTAAACTAGCATCATAGACTCTTAAGAGCTGCAAGGGCCAAGAAGTCCAACCAGACCTGAACAATAATTCCTTCTACATCCCTAACAAGTGATCAtccaaaaaagagggaaattctTCTCTTTCCTAAGACAGTCCAGTGTACTTTGGGACCACTTTgacaggaaatttttccttatgtgGAACTGAAATCTACCTCTAAAGCTGCCATCCAGGTACCAGAACAGCAGGATAGCTTGGGGGGGTAGGAAAAAACACCTAATTCACCAGAGAAGGGTTGGCCCTGGGGAGACCTCCAGCTCTGAGCAACAGTAGTTGCAGAGTCTGACACTTTGAGACTCCATCACTTGCAAAGTTATTTATACAGTCAACTGTGGATTATTCAAAGCTGAATGATACTGGTAGGGATCTTATCCCAGGctgtatttcatttttcttgttctgcCTTGTCACTCTAGTCATTCCATAGCCTATCAACACCAACTGTAGTTCTTCATTGAATATAATCAAATGCCAAAGAAAGCCACTCGATATCAAGTATTCCCttgatataaaaagaataaaaaaaccaacaaccctgTTCAGAGTATTGAGAGAAAACCTTGACAAAATCTACAaagtatttcttatttttatatcctgATGACACCAAGACCCTAAGTGGTTGTGGTatcaaaaaaacccagaaaacaacCTTCTAATAATCTTTCTGTGAActtccccccttttattttacTACACAAAGAACGAgtctaataaaaggaaaaaaacaaactttagaaAAAGTTTATTTGTATATTAAGTACTAATTATGATGGTTAAACAGGTCTATGTAACTGAGATTTTTCTTTATAAGAACAAGTTATTCCAATTGAGAAGAAGCAATTTACTTTGGAAATTTCCAATGATTAGTTGTATGTCATGTATCGGGGAGTAGCACTGAATTTGGCGTATGATTTAATGACCTTATTCACAGCTTCCAAGAAATCCTTCTCAGTGGCAATTTTTCGTCGTGCTCTGATTGCAAACATCCCTGCTTCAGTGCAAACACTTCTAATTTCAGCACctttcaaacagaaaaaaaggcaacTCTATTCAGACACTgaataaatgcaaagtggatagaatgatcAAGCAATTAGCAAGACTATTCACTTACCAGTGCTGTTGGGACACAGACGTGCTAACAACTCAAATCTTATATCTCTCTCAACGCTCATTGAACGAGCATGAATCTTGAAAATATGTGTCCGACcctaaaaacagaaagaaacattGGGGGAGAGGCACAAGTATttctaaagtaaaaataaattctatggggcagctaggtggcacagtggataaagcactggccccggactcagaagtacccgagttcagacacttgacactagctgcgcacaagtcacttaaccctcactgccccacaaaaaataaaataaaataaaataaaaattcttaccTCCAGATCGGGTAAGCTAAATTCAATCTTTCTATCTAGTCTCCCAGGCCTCATCAATGCTGGGTCCAAAGTATCAGGTCTGTTGGTGGCCATCAGTACTTTAATATTACCTCGAGGATCAAATCCATCCAGCTGATTGATAAGTTCCAACATGGTTCGTTGCACCTCATTGTCACCCCCAGCTCCATCATCAAAACGAGCACCTTAAAAATGGTGAAAATTGTTAGGCTATATTATGGCAGTTCAGAAAGCAGAAACGGTATCTCATAAGCAGATACTATTATAAAATTTGATGATGTTTGGTTTCTATATTCACTACACTAGAAAAAGGAATGCAAGAAAAACAGCACTCAATTTaccaactaaaaatcttataaagtaTGTATTCTCTATAGCAAATACATTCCAAAGCCTGTAAATAATTTAGCCTATTCCTGTGTTTTTGCTTCATTGCTCTTTTCTTCTCAAGGATAGGGCTGGGACCCCACACATTCTAAAGAAATTACTCAAAAGTCACCATGGAACATCATGCTTAATATTCAAATACAGCAAAACTTTAATAAAGGAATAATAGGTCAATTTCTTCCCTGCTTCTCCCCCACTAAAGAACATATCCAGCTACATCTCTTTTAAAGCAAATCTTATTTCAACATAAAGCTTTATTCAACATAAAATTCCTAGAACTAGGTGCATCTGAAATAGcctcataaataaaatattttattgtagaACACCTGAATATATACCTGGATAACATTAGAGCATGGAAATCCCATATAAACCATACTAACATGTAGGACTGATGTATTGCTTCCCTAAATTAAGTGAACATCTCCAGtgtgggacagtggaaagagttctaaCTCTTCAACTTTGTTGTCAGTACAAATACAGGAGTCAAGCTAAATGGTCTTccaggtccctcctagctctaaatctatgatctcatgatcttGTAATATTTCTAATGCAATACAACACTGTTATCACACAACTTAGGACTGTATAAATCTGGATACACCCCACCTTAAGTCAGATGTGGCCCTTTCCCATCATAATAAATAACTCTCTAAAGCTCTCTAATTTCTATATGTAATATACTAACCTCTACATGGAACAGAGTAACaatgtaactttttaaaattaacagtGAGTGAAAAAGTAGCTTAAATCACAGAAGTATATAGCTATACATACTAGAATTAAATCCTGTCCTTTGAAATATaactacatggggcagctagatggcacagtggacaaagcaccggccctggattcaggagtacctgagttcaaatccggcctcagacacttaatactagctgtgtgatcctgggcaagtcacttaaccccaattgcctcacgtccccacccccccaccccaaaaaaagaaaataaatatatttctcttaactacatataaaattaatttgtaaGTTGGACATGAGTAGAACTGTGCCCAACACTAACAGAACACAGACATCCCTTTGTTAATTTAAGTCACTCTCACCATTAAATCACATTGGAATGGTACATGGTATACTAATCCAAATATTAAAGAGCCTCATATAATGGGGGGGAAAGGGCTTTCTCTATTAGTTGTTTCAAGAAGCTCATCcaaatacattatatttattctatttttgctTATATAATTCTCTTAAAATATTAGTTTTCACAGAGTTATGGATCTCAAATATGTGAGAGCTGATAAAGAAGTTAGAATACAGCACAGTTACCACACTgtaaaaatctctttatttttaccTTAAAACTCTTACAAATTTTGAACCCAAAATAGCTTTCTTAAATGTTACTCATACCTCCAATAGCATCAATTTCATCAAAGAATATAAGGCAGGCCTTTTTGGTTCTGGCCATTTCAAAGAGCTCACGGACCATTCGAGCCCCCTAGTGAGAAAAAGATGAGTTGAGAAAAATAACTGAGTCAGCTTAATCAAACTTTAAGCTTAACCCAACAAAAGCAGTGCTTCTATTTTTGCAATGCTACACAAAAAACCATCTATTAAAACATTCAGCTTCTTTAATGCCCAAGTGTGACATTTCCTTTCCAGGATTCATCTACTCATCCACACAACAAAACTGTTTTCATGATCATGTCACCTATTAAAGGCAGgcaatactttttttaaagacttttattttccaaattacatgtaaaagcaaattttgacatcaattttttaaaaaaactttgtgttccaacttttcttcctccttcccctcccacccccaccccaagaactcaaacaattcaacataaattatacatgaatagtcatctgaaacaggtaatttttttaaaaagctcaaaCCCTGCCCAAAAGTCCACTTGTGAAATATGATCTTTTGTACATAAAAATTCCAACAAATAAACTAAACTCCTATTTGGTGTTCACTGTTATGTTACTTTACCTATGGTGATCAATGATAGAAGCAGTTTTCCTTCCTATTATTCTCAATCCCCACGTAAGGTCTAAGTTTCTGAATTCACAAATTCAGCACTGCCACACAGGCCACTCAAAGAACCAATGTTAAAGAACAGAGCCCAGGCTGTTTCATACAGCTAGAATTTTTAACATTGTATATAAATAATACGATTGCCTGGAATGAAACAGTACTTTGCCCTTGTAATTGTATTGCATTTCTGGTATGTTTGCTCTAAATACCAGAATTACAGAAAGAAGCATCCTCCAACTGGTTCCAAGGGAGCATGTGCTGCTCCAAAGTTATTGGAAAGTACAGTTAATAAAGCAGTGTAGTTTCTGAGCTGCTCAACTACCACAATGCAATCATCAATCTTTCAATAACTGTCTTGTCCCAGGGCCCCAGGAGTGACCCAGGAaaatagtttttccttttttatactcTGTATTATACATTTCCAGCCACATCTGCTGCTGCTTTGTTCATAATAAAATAACTTTACCTCTCCAACATATTTCTGTACAAGTTCAGATCCAATAACTCGGATGAAGCAGGCATCTGTCCGGTTAGCAACAGCACGAGCACAAAGAGTTTTGCCTGTGCCTGGGGGGCCAAAAAGAAGCACACCTTTGGGGGGTTCAATTCCAAGGTTAACAAACCTCTCTGgctgcaaagacaaaaatttaaTACTACTGCATAAGGGagaattttgtatatacttatttaacaccaaaatttaaaaaatgaaatcttatGTACTAGATCTAAATGAGAAATTTTATCTGCTCTCTGGACTCAGATATAAAGAATTaccatatattattatataatgtatttaaCATCATAATATTCTCACTGTTCACAAGGTCATGGTGAAGGCAGTTTAAAAACATCCACATTTCATGTTAATTTTGATAAAATTTTAACAGAAAAGTTAGtaccttttccttattttaagtAGTTACCATTAAAATAGCCAAGCTTCATATAACGTCCAGTTCTCTAATTTACAATTATTTTACGACATCTAACAATCCAATTTAATTTAAACCCATTTCCTATTGTTATCTTTAGACAAGTTACTGGGTCCTGCTTCCACAATAATGCTTCAATACAATGAAACTTACAATCTTAGTTTCTCATCTtcaaataattcttttaatttttcatcataTACCCCCTTCTCAAAAGTTCTAAACCCTTCTCCTTACTTTCATCTGGACCATGTcaaccttcttttcttccctacttca
It encodes the following:
- the PSMC2 gene encoding 26S proteasome regulatory subunit 7 — protein: MPDYLGADQRKTKEEEKDDKPIRALDEGDIALLKTYGQSTYSRQIKQVEDDIQQLLKKINELTGIKESDTGLAPPALWDLAADKQTLQSEQPLQVARCTKIINADSEDPKYIINVKQFAKFVVDLSDQVAPTDIEEGMRVGVDRNKYQIHIPLPPKIDPTVTMMQVEEKPDVTYSDVGGCKEQIEKLREVVETPLLHPERFVNLGIEPPKGVLLFGPPGTGKTLCARAVANRTDACFIRVIGSELVQKYVGEGARMVRELFEMARTKKACLIFFDEIDAIGGARFDDGAGGDNEVQRTMLELINQLDGFDPRGNIKVLMATNRPDTLDPALMRPGRLDRKIEFSLPDLEGRTHIFKIHARSMSVERDIRFELLARLCPNSTGAEIRSVCTEAGMFAIRARRKIATEKDFLEAVNKVIKSYAKFSATPRYMTYN